The window AGAAGACACACGTATTATCTTTTTGCGTAAGTGGCTTTGTTCACAAATCACCTTAAGATGCAGTCAGTGTCGCAGAGACTGCCCCGTGGCTAACAGGGACAATGGTGTGTGGTAACCGACTCAGCTCATAATGGGCGGCAGTCAGACTCGGATGGCATCACCGGAAGTAAAAAAGGGGGTTGGTACGGGTCTATGTCGAATCAAGTTGATTGGTACGCATCATGACATTGACACAGCCAGCATGGCATCGATGATAGAAGGGTTTCCCAGGCTGCTAAGAGCAATGCGCCCGGACAGAGGTCTGCTGGAGGCAGCACGGCTGGTTCGCCCATCATGCAGGGGAGTCTGCCTCGCTGGAATGGGGGGCAGTGCGATTGCTGGCGAGATTAGCAGAGCGGTGCTGTCACCCCTGTCAGCAATTCCCATCGTTACAACCAGAGGATACTGGCTCCCCAAAGCAGTAGATTCCCAGTGGTGCGTCATCTGTGTCAGCTATTCAGGGTCGACCGAAGAAACGCTGTATGCAACCAGAGAGGCATTGGACCGTGGATGTTCCGTGTTTGGGGTCACATCTGGCGGAGAGATGACTCGAATGCTCCAAGCTACTCGGACACAGCTCGTTCCACAGGGTTTTCAACCAAGGGCGGCTCTGCCGCTCATGATCTCAATCGTACATCCTCTCGTTTCCGCGGTGATAGGTAGCAACGATTACGACTTCACACGCGTTTCGTACAGGCTCGAGAGAGAGGCTGAGTGCGTGTTCGCAGATGCGCCTTCAGTAGACACTCTTGCGGCACTGATGAGTGGCAGGATTCCGATATTCTATGGGTCAGAGCACATGACTGCTGTAGCGTATCGAGCCAAGTGTCAGATTAACGAGAATGCCAAGGCAGCAGCGTTCTTCTCTGAAGTGCCCGAGGCGAACCACAATGAGAT of the Candidatus Thorarchaeota archaeon genome contains:
- a CDS encoding bifunctional phosphoglucose/phosphomannose isomerase: MASPEVKKGVGTGLCRIKLIGTHHDIDTASMASMIEGFPRLLRAMRPDRGLLEAARLVRPSCRGVCLAGMGGSAIAGEISRAVLSPLSAIPIVTTRGYWLPKAVDSQWCVICVSYSGSTEETLYATREALDRGCSVFGVTSGGEMTRMLQATRTQLVPQGFQPRAALPLMISIVHPLVSAVIGSNDYDFTRVSYRLEREAECVFADAPSVDTLAALMSGRIPIFYGSEHMTAVAYRAKCQINENAKAAAFFSEVPEANHNEIESYHALSEADFLPIILRSRFETEKTRARLQATQTIMTEQGLAPLCLRVHTEDSLEEALAMTLLLDRVSLRLAELRGVDPLNVHSIRRLKSILSQS